A genomic window from Arvicola amphibius chromosome 5, mArvAmp1.2, whole genome shotgun sequence includes:
- the Trib3 gene encoding tribbles homolog 3 isoform X2, with the protein MRATPLAAPAGVPCRKKPLEFGDIDSECPELKRARGGPEPRPPPCLLPPSPPAASDLSPAVAPATRLGPYVLLEREQGSHTYQALHCPTDTEYTCKMAAAVAHCHQHGLVLRDLKLCRFVFSNCERTKLVLENLEDACVMTGPDDSLWDKHACPAYVGPEILSSRPSYSGKAADVWSLGVALFTMLAGHYPFQDSEPVLLFGKIRRGTFALPEGLSAPARCLIRCLLRKEPSQRLVAPSIPLHPWLREDHSLVSPAQSGRWDTDQVVPVGPGLEEAEDGEVGLYS; encoded by the exons aTGCGAGCCACTCCTCTGGCTGCTCCTGCTGGTGTCCCCTGCAGGAAGAAACCGTTGGAGTTCGGTGACATTGACTCCGAATGTCCAGAACTAAAACGAGCGAGAGGTGGGCCCGAACCTAGGCCACCCCCCTGCCTGCTGCCCCCCAGCCCACCCGCTGCCTCAGATTTGTCACCTGCTGTGGCTCCTGCAACCAGGCTGGGGCCCTATGTCCTTTTGGAACGAGAGCAAGGCAGCCACACTTACCAGGCTCTGCACTGCCCCACAGACACAGAGTACACCTGCAAG ATGGCTGCTGCAGTGGCACACTGCCACCAACACGGGCTTGTCTTGCGTGACCTCAAGCTGTGTCGTTTTGTCTTCAGCAACTGTGAGAG GACGAAGCTGGTGCTGGAGAACCTGGAGGATGCTTGTGTGATGACTGGACCAGACGACTCTCTGTGGGACAAGCATGCGTGCCCTGCCTACGTGGGGCCAGAGATACTCAGCTCCCGGCCATCCTACTCTGGCAAAGCAGCTGATGTGTGGAGCCTGGGCGTGGCGCTCTTCACTATGCTGGCTGGTCACTACCCATTCCAGGACTCTGAGCCGGTTCTGCTCTTTGGCAAGATCCGCAGAGGGACCTTTGCCCTGCCCGAGGGCCTATCAGCCCCAGCCCGCTGCCTGATCCGCTGTCTCCTTCGTAAGGAACCTTCACAGCGACTAGTGGCCCCCAGCATCCCCCTGCATCCCTGGTTAAGGGAGGACCACAGCCTTGTCTCTCCTGCACAGTCTGGCCGCTGGGATACTGATCAGGTGGTCCCAGTTGGGCCAGggctggaggaggctgaggaCGGGGAGGTGGGACTGTATAGCTAG
- the Trib3 gene encoding tribbles homolog 3 isoform X1, with protein MRATPLAAPAGVPCRKKPLEFGDIDSECPELKRARGGPEPRPPPCLLPPSPPAASDLSPAVAPATRLGPYVLLEREQGSHTYQALHCPTDTEYTCKVYPASEAQAVLAPYARLPTHQHVARPADILLGSQFLYTFFMKTHGDLHSLVRSRRGIPEPEAVKLFRQMAAAVAHCHQHGLVLRDLKLCRFVFSNCERTKLVLENLEDACVMTGPDDSLWDKHACPAYVGPEILSSRPSYSGKAADVWSLGVALFTMLAGHYPFQDSEPVLLFGKIRRGTFALPEGLSAPARCLIRCLLRKEPSQRLVAPSIPLHPWLREDHSLVSPAQSGRWDTDQVVPVGPGLEEAEDGEVGLYS; from the exons aTGCGAGCCACTCCTCTGGCTGCTCCTGCTGGTGTCCCCTGCAGGAAGAAACCGTTGGAGTTCGGTGACATTGACTCCGAATGTCCAGAACTAAAACGAGCGAGAGGTGGGCCCGAACCTAGGCCACCCCCCTGCCTGCTGCCCCCCAGCCCACCCGCTGCCTCAGATTTGTCACCTGCTGTGGCTCCTGCAACCAGGCTGGGGCCCTATGTCCTTTTGGAACGAGAGCAAGGCAGCCACACTTACCAGGCTCTGCACTGCCCCACAGACACAGAGTACACCTGCAAG GTGTACCCAGCCAGCGAGGCTCAAGCGGTCCTGGCACCCTATGCTCGGCTGCCGACCCACCAGCATGTGGCCCGTCCTGCAGACATCCTGCTGGGCTCTCAGTTCCTCTACACCTTCTTTATGAAGACCCACGGGGACTTGCATAGCCTGGTGCGCAGCCGCCGTGGAATCCCTGAGCCTGAGGCTGTTAAACTTTTCCGGCAGATGGCTGCTGCAGTGGCACACTGCCACCAACACGGGCTTGTCTTGCGTGACCTCAAGCTGTGTCGTTTTGTCTTCAGCAACTGTGAGAG GACGAAGCTGGTGCTGGAGAACCTGGAGGATGCTTGTGTGATGACTGGACCAGACGACTCTCTGTGGGACAAGCATGCGTGCCCTGCCTACGTGGGGCCAGAGATACTCAGCTCCCGGCCATCCTACTCTGGCAAAGCAGCTGATGTGTGGAGCCTGGGCGTGGCGCTCTTCACTATGCTGGCTGGTCACTACCCATTCCAGGACTCTGAGCCGGTTCTGCTCTTTGGCAAGATCCGCAGAGGGACCTTTGCCCTGCCCGAGGGCCTATCAGCCCCAGCCCGCTGCCTGATCCGCTGTCTCCTTCGTAAGGAACCTTCACAGCGACTAGTGGCCCCCAGCATCCCCCTGCATCCCTGGTTAAGGGAGGACCACAGCCTTGTCTCTCCTGCACAGTCTGGCCGCTGGGATACTGATCAGGTGGTCCCAGTTGGGCCAGggctggaggaggctgaggaCGGGGAGGTGGGACTGTATAGCTAG